A genomic region of Rhipicephalus sanguineus isolate Rsan-2018 chromosome 1, BIME_Rsan_1.4, whole genome shotgun sequence contains the following coding sequences:
- the LOC119383955 gene encoding uncharacterized protein LOC119383955: MTRTFGKAAAMSDEEGTSISTTTNASELKLPHFWRKNRRVWFSKVEARFQLRRITSQESKYLHVVAALPPAIADAVDDVLVSTPSDKAYDELKTTVLKRLEVPGQSRLQQLMSHEELGDQRPSQLLDRMSQLLGQQASEERQQPLLHELFLHRLPQSTRMILAGSDDMTLERLAQLADRITDCTEPSKMSVAAAGRSEHADRLGCLEDRVDRLAAAVENLALSNKHRLHGIVRRPMLEARSSAATQARQSRASAGITAVSESEPLAAPNHARGRETRRPVANGGMRHGPSLKPPLLRCRPHHRHTPLCQYRS, from the coding sequence ATGACCCGGACGTTTGGAAAAGCAGCAGCCATGTCAGACGAGGAAGGCACTTCAATCTCAACCACAACCAACGCCTCCGAGTTAAAGCTTCCTCATTTCTGGCGCAAAAACCGAAGGGTGTGGTTCAGCAAAGTCGAGGCCCGCTTCCAGCTTCGACGCATCACATCGCAGGAGTCGAAATACCTCCACGTCGTTGCTGCACTGCCACCTGCcatcgctgacgccgtagacgatgTGCTCGTCTCCACTCCATCGGATAAGGCCTACGACGAACTAAAAACCACCGTCCTGAAACGTCTTGAGGTGCCCGGACAGAGCAGGCTGCAACAACTAATGTCTCATGAAGAGCTCGGTGACCAGCGTCCGTCGCAGCTACTTGACCGAATGAGTCAGCTGCTGGGCCAACAAGCGTCAGAGGAGCGTCAACAGCCATTGCTTCACGAGTTGTTTTTGCATAGACTGCCACAGTCAACACGGATGATACTCGCTGGCTCGGACGACATGACTCTCGAGCGTCTGGCTCAACTCGCCGACCGCATCACCGACTGCACCGAGCCATCAAAAATGTCTGTCGCTGCAGCGGGAAGGTCCGAACATGCAGACCGGTTAGGTTGCTTAGAGGACAGAGTTGACCGACTGGCTGCAGCAGTTGAAAACCTCGCCCTGTCCAACAAACACCGGCTGCACGGCATCGTTCGCCGTCCAATGCTCGAAGCCCGCAGCAGCGCGGCCACTCAAGCGAGGCAGAGCAGAGCGTCTGCTGGTATTACCGCCGTTTCAGAGAGCGAGCCACTCGCTGCACCCAACCATGCTCGTGGACGAGAAACGCGCCGGCCTGTCGCTAACGGCGGAATGCGACACGGGCCATCgctcaagccgcctcttcttcgTTGTAGACCGCATCACCGGCACACGCCTCTTTGTCAATACCGGAGCTGA